One part of the Paraburkholderia flagellata genome encodes these proteins:
- a CDS encoding DEAD/DEAH box helicase — protein MSFDSLGLSEPLVRAVNELGYSTPTPIQAQAIPAVLGGGDLLAGAQTGTGKTAGFTLPILQRLTDMPPAATGKRVVRALILTPTRELAAQVEESVRAYGKYLKLKSTVMFGGVGINPQIDALKRGVDIVVATPGRLLDHMQQKTIDLSQIEILVLDEADRMLDMGFIHDIKRVLAKLPPKRQNLLFSATFADEIKALADNLLDSPALIEVARRNTTAETVAQKIYPVDRDRKRDLLTHLIRQHNWFQVLVFTRTKHGANRLAEQLTKDGISALAIHGNKSQSARTRALSEFKDGTLQVLVATDIAARGIDIDQLPHVVNYDLPNVPEDYVHRIGRTGRAGATGEAVSLVCVDEHQLLKDIERLIKRAVPQEVIPGFEPDPNAKPEPIQRRSQPQGRSPRQGQGQGQGRGASNGANAANGGRPAQARESREPRGGNREGGREGNREGNREGGRENNRAKAANGGGNGGQRPARPAPNGGGVRTAKPVKQQGANHGAQSARGEHTRRESQRGVSHESALGRQQQRKPQGNPGALLGGRPGGSSRRDGNGQRDR, from the coding sequence ATGTCTTTCGATTCTCTCGGCTTGTCCGAACCGCTGGTCCGCGCAGTCAACGAACTTGGGTACAGCACGCCGACGCCCATCCAGGCGCAAGCGATTCCCGCCGTGCTCGGCGGCGGCGACCTGCTCGCCGGCGCGCAAACCGGCACCGGCAAGACCGCCGGCTTCACGCTGCCGATCCTGCAGCGCCTCACGGACATGCCGCCGGCCGCTACGGGCAAGCGCGTGGTGCGCGCGCTGATCCTCACGCCCACGCGTGAGCTCGCCGCGCAGGTCGAAGAAAGCGTGCGCGCCTACGGCAAGTATCTGAAGCTCAAGTCCACGGTGATGTTCGGCGGCGTGGGCATCAATCCGCAAATCGACGCCCTGAAGCGCGGCGTGGATATCGTGGTCGCGACGCCTGGGCGCCTGCTCGATCACATGCAGCAAAAGACGATCGACCTTTCGCAGATCGAGATTCTCGTGCTCGACGAAGCCGACCGCATGCTCGACATGGGCTTCATCCACGACATCAAGCGCGTGCTCGCAAAGCTGCCGCCCAAGCGCCAGAACCTGCTCTTCTCGGCCACCTTCGCCGACGAGATCAAGGCGCTCGCCGACAACCTGCTCGACTCGCCCGCGCTCATTGAAGTCGCGCGCCGCAACACCACGGCCGAAACCGTGGCGCAGAAGATCTATCCCGTCGACCGCGACCGCAAGCGCGACCTGCTCACGCACCTGATCCGCCAGCACAACTGGTTTCAGGTGCTCGTGTTCACGCGCACCAAGCACGGCGCGAACCGCCTCGCCGAGCAGCTCACGAAGGACGGCATCAGCGCGCTCGCGATTCACGGCAACAAGAGCCAGTCGGCACGCACGCGCGCTTTGAGCGAGTTCAAGGACGGCACGCTCCAGGTGCTCGTCGCCACGGACATCGCCGCGCGCGGGATCGATATCGACCAGCTTCCGCACGTCGTCAACTACGATCTGCCGAACGTGCCCGAGGACTATGTTCACCGCATCGGCCGCACCGGCCGCGCGGGCGCAACGGGCGAAGCCGTGTCACTCGTGTGCGTGGACGAGCATCAACTGCTCAAGGACATCGAAAGGCTTATCAAGCGTGCGGTGCCCCAGGAGGTCATTCCGGGCTTCGAGCCGGACCCGAACGCGAAGCCTGAGCCGATCCAGCGGCGCAGCCAGCCGCAAGGCCGCTCGCCGCGCCAGGGGCAAGGGCAAGGTCAGGGCCGCGGTGCGTCGAATGGCGCGAATGCCGCGAACGGCGGACGTCCCGCGCAGGCACGTGAATCGCGCGAGCCGCGCGGCGGTAATCGCGAAGGTGGCCGCGAAGGGAATCGTGAAGGCAACCGCGAAGGCGGCCGTGAAAACAACCGCGCGAAAGCAGCCAACGGCGGCGGCAACGGCGGCCAGCGCCCGGCCAGGCCGGCCCCGAACGGCGGCGGCGTTCGCACCGCCAAGCCCGTGAAACAGCAAGGTGCGAATCATGGCGCACAAAGTGCGCGCGGCGAGCATACGCGTCGCGAAAGCCAGCGCGGCGTTTCGCACGAAAGCGCACTGGGCCGCCAGCAACAACGCAAGCCACAAGGCAACCCGGGCGCGCTGCTCGGTGGCCGCCCAGGCGGCAGTTCGCGCCGCGACGGCAACGGCCAGCGCGACCGCTGA
- a CDS encoding ferritin-like domain-containing protein: MRNENEPRHVMPWRIEDIDLTRIDRQRAAANEDLMLLLSASSFIESGSDLYTSNLNVFFNGDPEVSEWLNREWEPEELQHGRALKTYIQYVWPEFDWDAAFQNFIEEYSKTCSFEEFEKTRALEMVARCVVETGTATLYRAIGEYSDEPVLKEITDNIRSDEVRHYKHFFRYFKKYNQIEGHGRLAVLGALMRRVMEIRNEDSEIALRHVYAGRYPDRVRDEAYSRELTTRVNNLVRHNLSADMCVKMLLKPLNLPAKIRPGVHYPLAKITQLVFFR, translated from the coding sequence ATGCGTAACGAAAACGAGCCTCGCCATGTGATGCCGTGGCGCATCGAAGACATCGATCTCACACGTATCGACCGTCAACGTGCCGCCGCCAACGAAGACCTGATGCTGCTGCTGAGCGCCTCGTCGTTCATCGAAAGCGGTTCCGATCTTTACACCAGCAACCTGAACGTGTTCTTCAACGGCGACCCCGAGGTCTCCGAGTGGCTCAACCGCGAATGGGAGCCCGAGGAGCTTCAGCATGGACGCGCGTTGAAGACGTACATCCAGTACGTGTGGCCCGAGTTCGACTGGGACGCGGCCTTTCAGAATTTCATCGAAGAGTATTCGAAGACCTGTTCGTTCGAGGAGTTCGAGAAAACGCGAGCGCTCGAAATGGTCGCGCGGTGCGTGGTCGAAACCGGCACCGCCACGCTCTACCGCGCGATCGGCGAGTATTCGGATGAGCCTGTGCTCAAGGAAATCACCGACAACATTCGCAGCGACGAAGTGCGCCACTACAAGCACTTTTTCAGGTATTTCAAGAAGTACAACCAGATCGAAGGGCACGGGCGTCTCGCCGTGCTCGGCGCGCTCATGCGCCGCGTGATGGAAATCAGGAACGAGGATTCCGAGATCGCGCTGCGCCATGTGTACGCGGGCCGCTACCCCGACCGCGTGCGCGACGAGGCCTATAGCCGCGAGCTCACCACGCGCGTCAACAACCTGGTGCGCCACAATCTTTCCGCCGACATGTGCGTGAAGATGCTGCTCAAGCCGCTCAACCTGCCCGCGAAGATCCGGCCGGGCGTGCACTATCCGCTCGCGAAGATCACGCAACTTGTCTTCTTCCGCTAG
- the glpK gene encoding glycerol kinase GlpK: MPQSHAESYILALDQGTTSSRALLLDRSGAIVALAQKEFAQLYPRPGWVEHDPRDIWSSQAGVAAEALTRAGVGAAAIAGIGITNQRETTIVWDRATGQPVYNAIVWQDRRTAGYCDELKARGLEPMVRAKTGLPIDAYFSATKIRWILDHVEGAREKAAAGQLAFGTVDSWLLWHFTRGALHATDVTNAARTMLFDIHTLRWDDDLLALFEIPRSMLPEVRSSSEIYARTAASLFAAEIPLAGVAGDQHAALFGQMCLQPGMVKNTYGTGCFLVMNTGARPIESSHNLVTTIAWQALGQTQYALEGSIFIAGAVVQWLRDGLGIIRTAAEIEPLAASVAHSDGVYLVPAFAGLGAPHWNAHARGTVFGLTRGTTAAHIARAALDAIAYQSFDVLAAMEADSGMRANELRVDGGASANDLLMQFQADLLGVNVLRPRSSESTALGAGYLAGLAVGFWRDIDELQQHWSLERRFTPSLARDDAARYLAGWQRAIGAAKAWADAGAANASDDV, translated from the coding sequence ATGCCTCAGTCGCACGCTGAGTCGTACATCCTCGCGCTGGACCAAGGCACGACGAGCTCACGCGCCCTGCTGCTCGACCGCAGCGGCGCGATCGTCGCGCTCGCGCAGAAGGAGTTCGCGCAGCTTTACCCGCGGCCCGGCTGGGTCGAGCATGACCCGCGCGACATCTGGTCAAGCCAGGCAGGCGTCGCGGCGGAGGCGCTCACGCGCGCGGGCGTCGGGGCCGCTGCTATTGCGGGCATCGGCATCACGAACCAGCGCGAAACGACCATCGTGTGGGACCGTGCAACGGGTCAACCCGTGTACAACGCCATCGTCTGGCAGGACCGCCGCACGGCCGGCTATTGCGACGAATTGAAAGCGCGCGGCCTCGAGCCGATGGTGCGCGCGAAAACCGGCCTGCCGATCGACGCATACTTTTCGGCCACGAAAATCCGCTGGATTCTCGATCATGTCGAAGGCGCGCGCGAAAAAGCGGCCGCGGGGCAGCTTGCGTTCGGCACAGTGGACAGCTGGCTGCTGTGGCACTTCACACGTGGCGCGTTGCACGCCACCGACGTCACCAACGCCGCGCGCACGATGCTCTTCGACATCCACACGCTGCGCTGGGACGACGACCTGCTCGCGCTCTTCGAGATTCCGCGCAGCATGCTGCCGGAGGTGCGTTCGTCCTCTGAGATCTATGCGCGCACGGCCGCGTCGCTCTTCGCAGCGGAAATCCCGCTTGCCGGCGTGGCCGGTGACCAGCATGCGGCGCTCTTCGGGCAGATGTGCCTGCAGCCCGGCATGGTGAAGAACACGTATGGCACCGGCTGCTTTCTCGTGATGAACACCGGCGCGCGGCCTATCGAGTCGAGCCACAACCTCGTCACCACCATCGCGTGGCAAGCGCTTGGGCAAACGCAATATGCGCTGGAGGGCAGCATCTTCATCGCGGGCGCCGTGGTGCAATGGCTGCGCGACGGGCTCGGCATCATCCGCACCGCCGCGGAAATCGAACCGCTTGCTGCCAGCGTGGCGCACAGCGACGGCGTGTACCTCGTCCCTGCATTCGCCGGACTCGGCGCGCCGCACTGGAACGCGCACGCGCGCGGCACGGTGTTCGGGCTCACGCGCGGCACGACCGCGGCGCATATCGCACGCGCCGCGCTCGACGCCATCGCGTATCAATCGTTCGACGTCCTTGCCGCCATGGAGGCCGATTCGGGTATGCGCGCGAACGAACTGCGCGTGGATGGCGGCGCCAGCGCGAACGATCTGCTCATGCAGTTCCAGGCCGATCTGCTGGGCGTGAATGTGTTGCGGCCGCGCTCGAGCGAGAGCACCGCGCTGGGCGCGGGATATCTGGCCGGACTCGCGGTGGGCTTCTGGCGCGATATCGACGAACTCCAGCAACATTGGAGCCTCGAGCGCCGCTTCACGCCTTCGTTGGCGCGCGACGATGCCGCCAGGTATCTGGCCGGCTGGCAGCGCGCGATTGGCGCAGCGAAAGCGTGGGCCGATGCCGGCGCGGCAAACGCATCGGACGACGTCTGA
- a CDS encoding HAD family hydrolase, translated as MIDHLICDCDGVLVDSEVIADRVLFETLSSTFPGIDFHAAVNAAFGQQTSRFLADVAARFNLTMPDDFLETIEHRCEAAIAESVSPINGVRDALRQVTLPAAVVSNSRLTRVHASVRRAGLDTIFGERIFSAEQVLRPKPYPDVYLHAAKQLGVEPARCIVVEDSISGLNAARAAGMKTIAFVGASHIPSGYADVLREMGITRIMAHMEELPALVEAGVRGEFGDVQS; from the coding sequence ATGATCGACCATCTCATCTGCGACTGTGACGGCGTGCTCGTCGACAGCGAAGTCATCGCCGACCGCGTTCTCTTCGAAACGCTCAGCAGCACCTTTCCCGGCATCGACTTTCACGCCGCCGTGAACGCAGCGTTTGGCCAGCAGACCTCGCGCTTTCTCGCTGACGTTGCGGCGCGCTTCAATCTCACGATGCCCGACGACTTTCTCGAGACGATCGAACATCGTTGTGAAGCGGCCATTGCCGAGTCGGTGAGCCCGATCAACGGCGTGCGCGACGCCTTGCGCCAGGTGACGCTTCCTGCCGCCGTCGTTTCGAACAGCCGGCTCACGCGCGTGCACGCTTCGGTGCGGCGCGCCGGGCTCGACACGATCTTCGGCGAGCGTATCTTCAGTGCCGAGCAGGTCTTGCGGCCCAAGCCTTATCCGGACGTCTATCTTCACGCGGCGAAGCAGCTCGGCGTCGAGCCGGCGCGTTGCATCGTCGTCGAGGACAGCATTTCGGGTTTGAACGCCGCGCGCGCGGCAGGCATGAAGACGATCGCGTTCGTGGGCGCGAGCCACATTCCTTCGGGCTACGCCGACGTGCTGCGCGAGATGGGCATCACGCGCATCATGGCGCACATGGAAGAGCTGCCGGCGCTCGTCGAGGCCGGCGTACGCGGCGAATTCGGCGACGTGCAGTCGTAA
- the ribB gene encoding 3,4-dihydroxy-2-butanone-4-phosphate synthase, translating into MSLTASTTLASSQGAPLDAAADLPFIDSEPVPPRIAAALQAMREGRPVVLQDDHDREDEADLIVAAERLTPETMALFIRECSGIVCLCLSDEKVRALELPPMVSHNESRNRTAFTVSIEAREGVSTGVSAADRVTTIRAAIAPNAKPADIVRPGHVFPLRAQQGGVLARRGHTEGTVDLAALAGLAPAGVLCELMNPDGTMARGKQVDDFAKLHNLPMLSIAELVAFRESLATARERCAEPA; encoded by the coding sequence ATGTCCCTTACTGCCAGTACCACTCTCGCTTCATCCCAGGGCGCGCCGCTCGACGCCGCCGCCGATCTCCCGTTCATCGATTCCGAGCCGGTGCCGCCGCGCATTGCCGCCGCGTTGCAAGCCATGCGCGAAGGCCGTCCGGTCGTGCTGCAGGACGACCACGACCGCGAGGACGAAGCCGATCTGATCGTTGCCGCCGAACGCCTGACGCCCGAAACGATGGCGCTTTTCATCCGCGAATGCAGCGGCATCGTGTGCCTGTGCCTCTCCGACGAGAAAGTGCGAGCGCTCGAACTGCCGCCGATGGTGAGCCACAACGAAAGCCGCAACCGCACCGCGTTCACGGTCTCGATCGAAGCGCGCGAGGGCGTTAGCACAGGCGTTTCGGCCGCCGACCGCGTGACGACGATCCGCGCTGCGATCGCTCCGAATGCGAAGCCTGCCGATATCGTGCGTCCGGGCCACGTGTTCCCGCTGCGCGCGCAGCAGGGCGGCGTGCTGGCACGCCGCGGCCATACCGAAGGCACTGTCGATCTGGCGGCGCTCGCGGGCCTCGCGCCTGCCGGCGTGCTGTGTGAGCTGATGAACCCCGATGGCACGATGGCGCGCGGCAAGCAGGTCGATGACTTTGCGAAGCTGCACAACCTGCCGATGCTCTCGATTGCCGAACTTGTGGCGTTTCGCGAGTCGCTCGCCACGGCGCGCGAGCGCTGCGCCGAACCGGCCTGA
- a CDS encoding helix-turn-helix domain-containing protein encodes MHSPLALVRDAQPNIAHTEGSYEALEHLVGVNLARLRAERQLSLDALARASGVSRAMLAQVESARSVPSIKVLCKVAAALKVSVSAFLRRHAVNGFEHLPAERAPRLVSADGRYSARALYPEGEPAAAEFHELRIAPLHTEPGVRRLPGTTVNLVVSEGTLEVSVHDRRQLLATGDAILFDADQPHSLRNPGDTEARVFRVTLNAETPPRWDVPAAPAGGEAASAIEALRTVDAVAAVAVQPA; translated from the coding sequence ATGCATTCACCCCTCGCGCTCGTGCGCGATGCACAGCCCAATATTGCGCACACCGAAGGATCTTACGAGGCCCTCGAGCATCTCGTAGGCGTGAACCTCGCGCGCCTGCGCGCCGAGCGCCAGCTTTCGCTCGATGCGCTCGCTCGCGCCTCGGGTGTCTCGCGCGCGATGCTCGCGCAGGTCGAGTCGGCGCGCAGCGTGCCGTCGATCAAGGTGCTTTGCAAAGTGGCGGCGGCGCTGAAGGTCTCGGTCTCGGCGTTCCTGCGGCGGCATGCCGTGAACGGCTTCGAGCATTTGCCCGCCGAGCGCGCGCCACGCCTCGTTTCCGCCGACGGCCGTTATTCGGCACGCGCGCTCTATCCGGAAGGGGAGCCCGCTGCAGCCGAGTTTCACGAACTGCGCATCGCGCCGCTGCATACCGAGCCCGGCGTGCGCCGCCTACCCGGCACGACGGTGAACCTCGTGGTGAGCGAGGGCACGCTCGAAGTGAGCGTGCACGATCGGCGCCAACTGCTCGCCACGGGCGACGCGATTCTTTTCGACGCCGACCAGCCGCATAGCCTGCGCAACCCGGGCGACACCGAAGCGCGCGTGTTTCGCGTGACGCTCAACGCCGAGACGCCGCCGCGCTGGGACGTGCCCGCCGCGCCCGCTGGCGGCGAGGCGGCTTCGGCAATCGAAGCGCTCAGGACGGTCGATGCGGTCGCGGCCGTGGCGGTTCAGCCGGCATGA
- a CDS encoding MFS transporter, giving the protein MPIPLLALAISAFAIGTTEFLIMGLLPDVARDLNVTIPAAGLLVTGYALGVAAGAPLLAALTSRMPRKLALQLLMGVFIVGNVMCAVASNYSLLMVARVVASFAHGSFFGIGAVVAASLVPQEKRASAIALMFTGLTLATVLGVPFGTAIGQQFGWRVAFWIVSGFGVISLIGVTALVPNHHDSGPAGLGHEVRVLRDPQVWLALGMTVLGFGGVFVVFTYIAPILEQVGGFSPRGVTLMLVLFGVGLTLGNTLGGKLADRALMPSLMGILVMLAVVMAIFTKTSHAMWPAAITVFVWGIAAFATVPPLQMRVVAKAAAAPNLASTLNIGAFNVGNAMGAWMGGLAIAHGVALDSLPWVAAAVSVAALALTWAAARLDARNAPVRHASVAARQNT; this is encoded by the coding sequence ATGCCTATTCCCTTGCTCGCGCTGGCCATTAGCGCCTTTGCCATCGGCACCACCGAGTTCCTCATCATGGGCCTGTTGCCCGACGTCGCACGCGATCTGAACGTGACGATTCCCGCCGCGGGCCTGCTCGTTACCGGCTATGCGCTCGGCGTGGCGGCCGGCGCGCCGCTGCTCGCCGCGCTCACGAGTCGCATGCCTCGCAAGCTCGCGCTGCAACTGTTGATGGGCGTGTTCATCGTCGGCAACGTGATGTGCGCCGTCGCGTCGAACTATTCGCTGCTGATGGTCGCGCGTGTCGTCGCGTCGTTCGCGCACGGCTCGTTCTTCGGCATTGGCGCCGTGGTGGCCGCGTCGCTCGTGCCGCAGGAAAAGCGGGCGAGCGCCATCGCGCTGATGTTCACCGGGCTCACGCTTGCGACCGTGCTGGGCGTGCCGTTCGGCACGGCCATTGGCCAGCAGTTCGGCTGGCGCGTGGCGTTCTGGATCGTAAGCGGCTTTGGCGTGATTTCGCTGATCGGCGTGACCGCACTGGTTCCCAACCATCACGACAGCGGCCCCGCAGGCCTCGGCCACGAAGTGCGCGTGCTGCGCGACCCGCAGGTGTGGCTCGCGCTCGGCATGACGGTGCTGGGCTTTGGCGGCGTGTTCGTCGTGTTCACCTACATCGCGCCGATTCTCGAACAGGTGGGCGGCTTCTCGCCGCGCGGCGTGACGCTGATGCTCGTGCTGTTCGGCGTAGGCCTCACACTCGGCAACACGCTCGGCGGCAAGCTCGCGGACCGCGCGCTGATGCCTTCGCTCATGGGCATACTCGTGATGCTTGCCGTGGTCATGGCCATCTTCACGAAGACAAGCCATGCCATGTGGCCTGCCGCGATCACCGTGTTCGTGTGGGGCATCGCCGCGTTCGCGACCGTGCCGCCCTTGCAGATGCGCGTGGTCGCGAAGGCTGCGGCGGCGCCGAATCTCGCTTCGACGCTGAACATCGGCGCGTTCAACGTGGGCAATGCAATGGGCGCATGGATGGGCGGTCTCGCCATTGCGCACGGCGTGGCGCTCGATTCGCTGCCGTGGGTGGCCGCAGCCGTTTCGGTGGCGGCGCTCGCGCTCACCTGGGCGGCCGCGCGGCTCGACGCACGCAACGCACCGGTGCGCCATGCGAGCGTGGCGGCGCGGCAGAATACGTGA
- a CDS encoding extradiol dioxygenase: MQLDHVTLVTPDLGGACRFFRDIVGLGDGPRPPFRVDGHWLYANGRPVIHLVDATVPARLPNASSALVAPRIDHVAFRVAPGEAWRALVERLAAHRVPYQLAEVPASAEVQLFVALAPGVVVEFVTSMPAGAAASLWPDSH; this comes from the coding sequence ATGCAACTCGATCACGTCACCCTCGTCACGCCCGACCTCGGAGGCGCATGCCGCTTCTTTCGCGACATCGTCGGCCTGGGCGACGGCCCGCGTCCGCCGTTTCGTGTGGACGGTCACTGGCTCTACGCGAACGGCCGCCCGGTCATCCATCTGGTCGACGCGACCGTACCCGCGCGGTTGCCAAATGCGTCGTCTGCGCTCGTGGCGCCGCGCATCGATCACGTGGCGTTTCGGGTGGCGCCCGGTGAAGCGTGGCGCGCGCTCGTCGAGCGGCTTGCCGCGCATCGCGTGCCGTACCAGCTGGCCGAGGTGCCCGCGAGCGCGGAAGTGCAGCTTTTCGTCGCGCTCGCGCCGGGCGTAGTCGTCGAGTTCGTGACGTCGATGCCCGCTGGCGCGGCGGCCTCGCTGTGGCCTGATTCCCACTGA
- a CDS encoding LysR family transcriptional regulator — MDKLGDVRLFVEASRLGSLSAAGRKLGLTPAAASARLARLEAELHARLFDRTTRQLRLTDEGRLHLTCSEHALRSLDDAKAALQEGQNAVRGKVRISATSDFGRNLLMTWLDEFRALYPDVRFALMLTDSLSNLVLEDIDLAIRFGTPQDSSLVARWLAPNRRVLCASPAYLARCGEPREPTDLARFDCIVIGSAAGPVNEWRFTRGDETQTYTVPLDGALESTDGEVARQWALCGYGLAVKSIWDVADDLRAGRLKTVMPEWRYPDAPLHALYHRNRFLAPRVRALLDFLTERFTQTSGELEALAPCTDPAVATQSQRRKRI, encoded by the coding sequence ATGGACAAGCTCGGTGATGTGCGCCTTTTCGTGGAGGCCTCCCGCCTCGGCAGCCTTTCCGCGGCGGGCCGCAAGCTCGGCCTCACGCCGGCGGCGGCCAGCGCCCGGCTCGCGCGGCTCGAAGCGGAGCTGCATGCGCGTCTTTTCGACCGCACCACCCGCCAACTGCGCCTCACCGACGAAGGCCGCCTCCACCTCACCTGCAGCGAGCACGCGCTGCGCTCGCTCGACGATGCCAAGGCGGCCTTGCAGGAGGGCCAGAACGCGGTGCGCGGCAAGGTGCGCATTTCGGCGACCTCGGATTTCGGCCGCAATCTGCTGATGACCTGGCTCGACGAATTCCGCGCGCTCTACCCCGACGTGCGTTTCGCGCTGATGCTGACCGACTCGCTCTCGAACCTCGTGCTCGAAGACATCGATCTCGCGATCCGTTTCGGCACGCCGCAGGACAGCTCGCTCGTGGCGCGCTGGCTCGCACCGAACCGCCGCGTGCTGTGCGCCTCGCCCGCATACCTCGCGCGCTGCGGCGAACCGCGTGAGCCAACCGATCTGGCCCGTTTCGACTGCATCGTGATCGGTTCGGCGGCGGGGCCGGTGAACGAATGGCGCTTCACGCGCGGCGACGAAACGCAGACCTACACGGTGCCGCTCGACGGCGCGCTCGAATCCACCGATGGCGAAGTGGCACGCCAGTGGGCGCTGTGCGGCTACGGACTTGCGGTGAAGTCGATCTGGGATGTCGCCGACGATCTGCGCGCCGGGCGGCTAAAGACCGTGATGCCCGAGTGGCGCTACCCCGACGCACCGTTGCATGCGCTCTATCACCGCAACCGCTTTCTCGCGCCGCGCGTGCGGGCGTTGCTCGATTTCCTCACCGAGCGTTTCACGCAGACTTCGGGCGAACTGGAGGCGCTGGCGCCCTGCACGGATCCGGCCGTTGCGACGCAAAGCCAAAGGCGCAAACGGATATAA
- the miaB gene encoding tRNA (N6-isopentenyl adenosine(37)-C2)-methylthiotransferase MiaB codes for MTKKVYVKTFGCQMNEYDSDKMVDVLGAAEGLVKTDTPEDADVILFNTCSVREKAQEKVFSDLGRVRELKEANPNLIIGVGGCVASQEGAAIVARAPYVDVVFGPQTLHRLPQMIDARRASGRAQVDITFPEIEKFDHLPPARVEGPSAFVSIMEGCSKYCSYCVVPYTRGEEVSRPLDDVLTEIAGLADQGVREVTLLGQNVNAYRGALTAGAHDVADFATLIEYVAEIPGIERIRYTTSHPKEFTQRLIDTYAKVPKLVSHLHLPVQHGSDRVLMAMKRGYTVLEYKSIIRKLRAIRPDLSLSTDFIVGFPGETEEDFQKMMALVEEMSYDTSFSFIYSPRPGTPAANLEDDTPREVKLKRLQHLQATIEENVARISHSMVGKVERILVEGPSRKDPSELSGRTQNNRVVNFPAPLASHARLIGQMIDVKINHAYPHSLRGELVLAHEDASTLAH; via the coding sequence ATGACCAAGAAAGTTTATGTAAAGACCTTTGGCTGCCAGATGAACGAGTACGACTCCGACAAGATGGTCGACGTACTCGGCGCCGCCGAAGGTCTCGTGAAGACCGACACACCCGAAGACGCGGACGTCATTCTCTTCAACACCTGCTCGGTGCGCGAAAAGGCGCAGGAGAAGGTCTTCTCCGACCTCGGCCGCGTGCGCGAGCTGAAAGAAGCGAACCCGAACCTGATCATCGGCGTGGGCGGCTGCGTGGCGAGCCAGGAAGGCGCGGCGATCGTCGCGCGCGCGCCGTACGTGGACGTCGTGTTCGGCCCGCAAACGCTGCACCGCCTGCCGCAGATGATCGACGCGCGCCGTGCCTCGGGCCGCGCGCAGGTGGACATCACCTTCCCCGAAATCGAGAAGTTCGACCATCTGCCGCCCGCGCGCGTGGAAGGTCCGAGCGCGTTCGTCTCGATCATGGAAGGCTGCTCGAAATACTGCAGCTACTGTGTCGTGCCCTACACGCGCGGTGAAGAAGTCTCGCGTCCGCTCGACGACGTGCTCACCGAAATCGCCGGCCTCGCGGACCAGGGCGTGCGTGAAGTCACGCTGCTCGGCCAGAACGTGAACGCTTATCGTGGCGCGCTGACCGCTGGCGCACACGACGTCGCCGACTTCGCCACGCTCATCGAATACGTCGCGGAAATCCCCGGCATCGAGCGCATCCGCTACACGACTTCGCACCCGAAGGAATTCACGCAACGCCTGATCGACACCTACGCGAAGGTGCCCAAGCTCGTGAGCCACCTGCATCTGCCGGTGCAGCACGGCTCGGACCGCGTGCTCATGGCGATGAAGCGCGGCTACACCGTACTCGAGTACAAGTCGATCATCCGCAAGCTGCGCGCGATCCGCCCGGACCTGTCGCTCTCCACGGACTTCATCGTCGGCTTCCCCGGCGAGACCGAAGAGGACTTCCAGAAGATGATGGCGCTCGTCGAAGAGATGAGCTACGACACGAGCTTCTCGTTCATCTACAGCCCGCGCCCGGGCACGCCCGCCGCGAATCTCGAAGACGACACGCCGCGCGAGGTGAAGCTCAAGCGCCTGCAGCACCTTCAGGCCACGATCGAAGAGAACGTGGCCCGCATCAGCCACTCGATGGTTGGCAAGGTCGAGCGCATTCTCGTGGAAGGCCCTTCGCGCAAGGACCCGAGCGAACTGTCGGGCCGCACGCAGAACAACCGTGTGGTGAACTTCCCGGCGCCGCTTGCTTCGCACGCGCGCCTGATCGGCCAGATGATCGACGTGAAGATCAACCACGCGTACCCGCACTCGCTGCGCGGCGAACTCGTGCTCGCGCACGAAGATGCCTCGACGCTCGCGCATTAA